A section of the Kluyveromyces lactis strain NRRL Y-1140 chromosome F complete sequence genome encodes:
- the LSB6 gene encoding 1-phosphatidylinositol 4-kinase LSB6 (similar to uniprot|P42951 Saccharomyces cerevisiae YJL100W LSB6 Phosphatidylinositol 4-kinase that binds Las17p which is a homolog of human Wiskott-Aldrich Syndrome protein involved in actin patch assembly and actin polymerization) — protein sequence MLQPVVSSNTYEWLKYQDEPHYDARTEYSLNTIDSIGRWSTRFWNDALSQVSHLDPDKARQSQIKIEYSVFQPSIKSGPVPKSTDSRNEFDAVVEDCVHAIEFAHFDLQRIEAGSSGSYFVFGTDANLIKGVFKPKDEEPYGPFSPKWTKWLHRTFFPCFFGRSCLIPNLGYVCEAAASLLDRKLQVGLVPHTEIISLSSTSFYDYRKNWFCGFRPRVQTKLGSFQLFVHGFISADSFLNKYPLPTMYRDHVIDRSGQEFHWNPNTLKQFRLQLERLIILDYIMRNTDRGLDNWMVKITRESDDTEWQVKLAAIDNGLAFPWKHPDEWRSFPYGWLFLPVSILNMPFSNETREHFLPRLLNTNWWEESFHEFTHLFETDSEFKSSLWRKQWSVLKGQAFNVVETLKDPRCGPLELVKRTPSLVIDGFVEYTFYPIQETSLTLSLTESLPKSSSPMIVGSIPDRFEDTLHHHPHPNYSENQNQNENQNHEHPERKTVIIERLEICNSKPPLFTWW from the coding sequence ATGCTGCAACCTGTCGTGTCGAGTAATACTTATGAATGGTTGAAATATCAGGATGAACCGCATTACGATGCAAGGACAGAGTACTCATTGAATACCATAGACTCGATAGGCAGATGGAGCACGCGATTTTGGAACGATGCTTTAAGTCAGGTGTCTCATCTGGATCCGGATAAGGCTCGTCAGTCACAAATTAAGATTGAGTATTCGGTTTTCCAACCGTCGATTAAATCAGGACCCGTACCCAAGAGTACTGATAGTAGGAACGAATTCGATGCCGTGGTGGAAGATTGCGTGCACGCAATAGAGTTTGCTCATTTCGATTTGCAACGGATAGAGGCTGGTTCCTCTGGTTCGTATTTCGTATTTGGTACCGATGCTAACTTGATCAAAGGTGTGTTTAAGCCAAAGGATGAGGAACCTTACGGTCCGTTTTCTCCGAAATGGACGAAATGGTTACACAGAACTTTCTTTCCCTGTTTCTTTGGAAGGTCATGTTTGATTCCAAACTTGGGTTATGTTTGTGAAGCTGCGGCTAGTTTGTTAGATCGAAAGTTACAAGTTGGACTTGTACCTCATACGGAGATTATCTCGCTTAGTTCGACGAGTTTTTACGATTATAGAAAGAATTGGTTTTGCGGGTTCAGACCAAGAGTACAGACGAAGTTGGGATCGTTCCAGCTTTTCGTGCATGGGTTCATTTCTGCAGATTCATTCTTGAACAAGTACCCCTTGCCCACGATGTACAGAGACCATGTGATCGATCGCAGCGGTCAAGAGTTTCATTGGAACCCGAATACGCTGAAACAGTTTAGATTGCAATTGGAACGGCTCATCATTTTGGATTACATTATGCGGAACACCGATCGCGGGTTAGATAACTGGATGGTGAAAATTACTAGAGAGTCAGATGACACCGAATGGCAGGTCAAACTTGCTGCAATCGATAACGGGTTGGCATTCCCCTGGAAACATCCTGATGAATGGAGGTCTTTCCCCTACGGCTGGTTATTCTTGCCTGTCTCGATTTTAAACATGCCCTTTTCCAACGAAACTAGAGAGCATTTCCTACCAAGGTTGTTGAATACCAATTGGTGGGAGGAATCGTTCCATGAGTTCACTCATCTTTTCGAAACCGATTCCGAGTTTAAATCCAGTTTGTGGAGGAAACAATGGAGTGTATTAAAAGGTCAGGCATTCAATGTTGTGGAAACATTGAAGGATCCCAGATGCGGACCACTAGAACTCGTGAAACGAACACCTTCTCTTGTGATTGATGGTTTCGTTGAGTACACTTTCTACCCTATCCAGGAAACGTCGTTAACTTTATCATTGACTGAATCTTTACCAAAGAGCTCCTCACCAATGATTGTTGGTAGCATTCCTGATAGATTTGAAGACACTCTGCACCACCATCCACACCCCAACTACTCTGAGAATCAGAACCAGAACGAGAACCAGAATCACGAGCACCCAGAAAGGAAGACCGTCATTATAGAAAGATTAGAAATATGTAATTCCAAACCACCGTTGTTCACATGGTGGTGA
- the CHS6 gene encoding Chs6p (similar to uniprot|P36122 Saccharomyces cerevisiae YKR027W FMP50 The authentic non-tagged protein was localized to the mitochondria and uniprot|P40955 Saccharomyces cerevisiae YJL099w CHS6 chitin biosynthesis protein), whose protein sequence is MSLLWGSKKKPGSRPGSVVLTDQNGSAIFDELPGSKKQIDDNPRIMETQFGESLGLRTNSLRKILANETAGLGFPDLVHVAHYDKSRKDEVGEYHYITGIDCSSEAMPIGYLSTLRLRQNWASETISTFCCYNLFSKVDLRIKFETEKSFQVSAIDCSTGNLHVPMTETLWKETFLSGIIRALIFNKDREWKLPGMVELPIGIDNGIASAQSIIKSFCEFIPRYKETGLDLSRNPTVSPLHNYLVESLLSFLAVTPRLHHYCISILEELTESDAKNGVLYQMVKCKVAFHSNNSDLLTASSINSLLNSYFKNVNKLKKSQLIMLTDLLNLQIEFLMKKEDYELALPVALYATQLVPDSFQSWYYLADCYIHKKEYDSALLAINSIPKLMILDPSKDAYWSIGLDKLYYKKPQGQGAESTLNSHEYNYALTKLRPVKERDMNDITFGKIIMPANSYGCIRNIYDTACAQIGPVYGPRSTNLIDFVSNEEIGAVAYTALLERNSLKNKIPWYMGQMYRLLMKIVNFLGWNGLLELRSSIFVMESEHVDYQNKTNPLLRQKRMCEKWLDTLFMEVYQDLKVSLNSPALKDSKSSGLEWELLGLLLVKTANWNEAVACLRTSIMARFDIIAADTLLDLYLFGPENFPLTTDEVLSILLGNCSYHSRFYDTCQWLNLQVLYKLNEELGTETLRNRIYAHPLAERGIVTLIDKALDWIQQFA, encoded by the coding sequence ATGAGTTTGCTTTGGGGTAGTAAGAAGAAACCGGGTTCAAGGCCCGGATCGGTAGTTTTGACTGATCAAAATGGAAGTGCTATCTTCGATGAATTACCAGGCAGtaagaaacaaattgatgataatcCACGAATCATGGAGACTCAATTTGGTGAAAGTTTAGGCCTACGTACCAATTCCTTGCGTAAAATTTTGGCTAACGAGACCGCTGGCCTTGGGTTTCCTGACTTAGTCCACGTTGCACATTACGATAAATCGCGGAAGGATGAAGTTGGAGAGTATCATTACATTACTGGTATCGATTGTTCATCTGAGGCTATGCCGATTGGATACTTAAGTACTCTAAGGCTGAGACAAAATTGGGCTAGTGAGACAATTTCTACGTTTTGCTGTTATAACTTGTTCTCCAAAGTTGATCTAAGAATCAAATTTGAGACGGAAAAATCTTTCCAGGTTAGTGCAATTGATTGTTCTACTGGGAATCTACATGTCCCCATGACAGAAACTCTGTGGAAGGAGACGTTCCTTAGTGGGATAATCCGCGCATTgattttcaacaaagataGAGAATGGAAATTACCAGGTATGGTTGAATTACCAATAGGAATCGATAACGGTATTGCATCAGCTCAATCCATTATCAAATCGTTCTGTGAGTTTATTCCAAGGTATAAGGAAACAGGGTTAGATCTAAGCCGAAACCCAACTGTTTCTCCCTTGCATAACTACCTTGTTGAATCGTTGTTATCCTTTCTTGCTGTGACTCCAAGGTTGCACCATTACTGTATCTCAATCTTAGAAGAATTGACTGAATCTGATGCCAAGAATGGTGTCTTGTACCAGATGGTGAAATGTAAGGTTGCATTCCATTCCAACAATTCAGATCTCTTGACAGCGTCATCGATTAATTCATTGTTGAACAGttatttcaaaaatgtaaacaaactgaagaaatcgCAATTGATCATGCTAACAGACTTATTAAATCTACAAATCGAAttcttgatgaagaaagaggatTATGAACTCGCTTTACCCGTAGCTCTTTATGCTACACAATTGGTGCCAGATAGTTTCCAGTCCTGGTACTATCTAGCCGATTGTTACATCCATAAGAAGGAATACGATTCTGCCTTGTTGGCGATAAACTCGATCCCCAAGTTGATGATCTTGGATCCAAGTAAAGATGCCTACTGGTCCATTGGCTTGGATAAACTGTATTACAAGAAACCTCAAGGTCAAGGTGCAGAAAGTACATTGAATTCGCACGAATACAACTATGCGCTAACGAAGCTAAGACCTGTCAAAGAACGTGACATGAACGACATCACTTTTGGTAAGATAATAATGCCAGCAAATAGCTATGGATGCATTAGAAATATTTACGACACGGCATGTGCTCAAATCGGACCAGTATACGGTCCCAGATCCACCAATTTGATAGACTTCGTTTCCAACGAAGAGATCGGAGCAGTCGCATACACTGCACTACTAGAAAGaaactctttgaagaacaagatcCCATGGTATATGGGCCAAATGTATCGCctcttgatgaaaattgTGAACTTCCTGGGATGGAATGGACTACTGGAATTAAGATCGTCAATTTTCGTCATGGAATCTGAACACGTCGATTACCAAAACAAGACCAACCCATTGTTAAGACAAAAGAGAATGTGTGAGAAATGGCTAGACACTCTGTTCATGGAAGTGTACCAGGATCTAAAAGTCTCATTGAACTCTCCAGCGCTCAAGGATTCCAAGAGCAGTGGCTTAGAATGGGAACTCTTAGGATTACTACTTGTGAAAACCGCAAACTGGAATGAAGCCGTAGCATGTCTCAGAACTAGTATCATGGCGCGCTTTGACATCATTGCTGCAGACACACTACTCGACCTGTACCTCTTTGGGCCTGAGAACTTCCCGTTGACTACTGACGAAGTGCTATCGATCTTACTGGGAAACTGTTCATACCATTCCAGATTTTACGACACTTGCCAGTGGCTTAACCTACAAGTCCTATACAAACTAAACGAAGAACTGGGTACAGAAACACTAAGAAACAGAATATACGCACACCCGCTGGCAGAACGCGGTATAGTTACTCTGATAGACAAGGCGCTCGATTGGATCCAGCAGTTTGCATAA